One Polynucleobacter sp. SHI8 genomic window, TGCTCAAGAGCATTGAGAACTTCGTCTGTGATTGGGTAGTTGTTAGGTGTATGATGAGAAGTCATTTTTGATATAAAACTTTGATTAGTGAAACATACTTCATAGAAGTCATGATGTTGAAATTCAATTAAACTATATTTTTGTATTACTGATATTTTACCTGTCTATACAAATGACTAGTCACAAAGACCAAAATTCTCAACTTTATATTGGCATCATGTCAGGTACAAGCATGGATGGAATTGATGGGGTTTTATGTTCAATCAATCCAAATGGTCAAGCCGAAGTATTGGTTCATACGAGTGCAGCTTTCTCTTCTGATCTCAAAACTGTTCTTCATGAACTCCAAGCCCCAACCCATAATGAATTACATAAAGAGGCTTTAGCTGCAAACCAGTTAGCTCAAGAGTACGCATTGATTGTCCACCGAATCTTAGAATTAGCTTCTTTAACACCAAAACATATCGTTGCCATCGGTGCCCATGGCCAAACTATTCGTCATCAACCCATCTTACCGAATGGGGTTGGTTATTCATTACAGTGCCTGAATGGCGCATTACTTGCTGAGCTTACCGGTATTGATGTGATTAACGACTTTCGAAATCGAGACATCGCGGCTCAGGGTCATGGTGCCCCTTTAGTGCCCGCTTTTCATCATTCACAATTCGGTAACTCTGATTATTCAAAGGCGATTCTTAATCTTGGTGGGATTGCCAACCTCACACTATTAAAGCCTAATCAACCCATTCTAGGTTTCGATACTGGACCTGGAAATTTGTTATTAGATGCATGGATTTATAAAAATAAGCATCTGAACTATGATCATCAGGGCAATTGGGGCCGCTCTGGTCAAGTAGACACTGAAATTCTCCAGATTCTGATGAATGAGCCCTACTTTTCTTCTCCAATACCGAAAAGTACTGGGCGTGATTTATTCAATCTAAATTGGCTTCTCAATACAATGAGTTTATGCAGTTCAAAACCTTCTGCTGAGGATATTCAAGCAACTTTAGTTGCTCTTACTGCAAAGACAGTCGTCTCATCACTATTTACTTATTTGCCTGACTGTCAAGAACTGATCGTCTGCGGTGGGGGAACCAAAAATCTCTTTTTATTGGAGAGTATTGCGCGTATGTGTAAAGAACATACATCTTCTTTTACGTTAATGACTGCTGAAGAACTAGGACTAGACTCTCAAACCATTGAAGGGATGGCTTTTGCTTGGTTGGCTTGGTGCTTTACCAGCAATACAGCATCAAATATTCCAGAAGTAACTGGTGCAAAGGGCCCAAGAATCTTAGGCTCCCTGCACCGTAAATAGAACTAAGCTGAGAACGAGGATCCACATCCACAAGTGGTTGTGGCATTTGGATTTTTAATGACAAATTGTGAACCATTGATATCTTCTTTGTAATCAATTTCTGCGCCAACCAAATATTGATAACTCATTGAATCTACCAACAACGTAACACCATTTTTTTCAAACTGTGTATCGTCTTCATTAATGTCTTCATCAAATGTGAATCCATATTGAAAACCTGAACATCCGCCGCCTTGAACAAAAACACGTAATTTCAACGCGTTATTACCTTCCTCAGCAATCAAGTCAGCAACTTTTGTAGCAGCATTGTCCGTAAAAATAATCGGAACTGGTGGCTCTTCAAAAGACGTTGTAACTTCTTGTGTAGCAGACATATAAACTCCTTTAAATTACTGTATAACTCTATTCTAGGCTTCTTTTACCCTTACTGCACGAATGGGATTAGGGTAATAGAGCGATTTGATGCAGTCCCATATTTTCTGGGAAGCCAAACATTAAATTTAAACATTGAATACCTTGGCCTGAAGCACCTTTTACAAGGTTATCTTCAACAACTAAAATAACTAAAGTATCTCCACCGCTTGGGCGATGTATCGCAATTCTCAATTGATTGCTACCTCTTACAGATCGAGTTTCTGGATGACTTCCAGCAGGCATTACATCAACGAATGGTTCACCACGATAAAAATCTTCATACAATGCCTGAAAATCTATGCCCTGAGCTTCCGGTAAGATTTTTGCATAAAGAGTGGAGTGAATACCACGAATCATTGGCACCAAATGTGGCACAAAAGTCAATTTAACATCATCGTGTCCTGCAATGGCTTTTAATCCCTGCTCAATTTCAGGGAGATGGCGATGTCCTTTTACCCCGTAAGCTTTGAAATTATCACTTGCTTCAGCAAGCAATGTACTCACTTCTGCTTTTCTGCCCGCCCCTGAAACACCTGATTTTGAATCAGATATTAAATATTGCGTATCTACTAATTTTTTACCTTGAGTAGATTTTGGTGATAAGAGCGGCGCAAAACCAAGCTGTACAGAGGTTGGGTAGCAACCAGCTAATCCCACAACACGAGCTTTTTTAATTGCCTCACGATTGATTTCTGCAAGGCCGTAAACGGCCTCTTCTAAAATTTCTGGGCACTGATGTGGCATTCCGTACCACTGTTCAAATACCTGAGTATCTTTTAATCTAAAGTCAGCTGCCAAATCTAGGATGCGCACATTAGCAGCTAAGAGCTCTTTTGCTTGTGCCATCGCAACTCCGTGAGGCGTTGCAAAAAACACTGCATCACATTCATTTAACTTAGCATCTTCAGGTGTACTAAATGCGATATCCACTCTACCGCGGAGCGAAGAAAACATATCTGACACTGGCATACCCGCCTCTTTACGGGAAGTGATAGCTGTTAACTGAACCTCTGGGTGCTGAGCCAACATTCTAAGTAACTCTACACCGGTATATCCCGTTCCACCAACAATACCAACTTTAATCATATTCTCTCCTAAATATCTAAATCAATTTATCTGAGTATCTTCTTATTGTATGAAACCGCAATGAAAAAACCGTATAAGCGTATTGCCTATACGGTTTTTTGCCTCT contains:
- the argC gene encoding N-acetyl-gamma-glutamyl-phosphate reductase, encoding MIKVGIVGGTGYTGVELLRMLAQHPEVQLTAITSRKEAGMPVSDMFSSLRGRVDIAFSTPEDAKLNECDAVFFATPHGVAMAQAKELLAANVRILDLAADFRLKDTQVFEQWYGMPHQCPEILEEAVYGLAEINREAIKKARVVGLAGCYPTSVQLGFAPLLSPKSTQGKKLVDTQYLISDSKSGVSGAGRKAEVSTLLAEASDNFKAYGVKGHRHLPEIEQGLKAIAGHDDVKLTFVPHLVPMIRGIHSTLYAKILPEAQGIDFQALYEDFYRGEPFVDVMPAGSHPETRSVRGSNQLRIAIHRPSGGDTLVILVVEDNLVKGASGQGIQCLNLMFGFPENMGLHQIALLP
- a CDS encoding anhydro-N-acetylmuramic acid kinase produces the protein MTSHKDQNSQLYIGIMSGTSMDGIDGVLCSINPNGQAEVLVHTSAAFSSDLKTVLHELQAPTHNELHKEALAANQLAQEYALIVHRILELASLTPKHIVAIGAHGQTIRHQPILPNGVGYSLQCLNGALLAELTGIDVINDFRNRDIAAQGHGAPLVPAFHHSQFGNSDYSKAILNLGGIANLTLLKPNQPILGFDTGPGNLLLDAWIYKNKHLNYDHQGNWGRSGQVDTEILQILMNEPYFSSPIPKSTGRDLFNLNWLLNTMSLCSSKPSAEDIQATLVALTAKTVVSSLFTYLPDCQELIVCGGGTKNLFLLESIARMCKEHTSSFTLMTAEELGLDSQTIEGMAFAWLAWCFTSNTASNIPEVTGAKGPRILGSLHRK
- the erpA gene encoding iron-sulfur cluster insertion protein ErpA — protein: MSATQEVTTSFEEPPVPIIFTDNAATKVADLIAEEGNNALKLRVFVQGGGCSGFQYGFTFDEDINEDDTQFEKNGVTLLVDSMSYQYLVGAEIDYKEDINGSQFVIKNPNATTTCGCGSSFSA